A single region of the Triticum dicoccoides isolate Atlit2015 ecotype Zavitan chromosome 2B, WEW_v2.0, whole genome shotgun sequence genome encodes:
- the LOC119364710 gene encoding galactinol synthase 3-like, giving the protein MAPMLKGIVEDEPKRAAYVTFLAGSGDYWKGVVGLAKGLRAVNSAYPLVVAVLPDVPEDHRRKLVEQGCLVREIEPVYPPESQTQFAIAYYVINYSKLRIWEFMEYERMVYLDTDMFDSIDHLFDLDKGSFYAVMDCLCEKTWSHTPQYKIGYCQQCPDRVAWPERELGVPPPPLYFNAGMFVHEPSLATAKALLDKLVVTDPTPFAEQDFLNMFFRDVYKRIPPVYNLVLAMPWRHPTRTSSSRRSRSCTTALRVRSRGGTPARRPTWTGRTLRCS; this is encoded by the exons ATGGCTCCCATGCTCAAGGGGATCGTGGAGGACGAGCCGAAGAGGGCGGCCTATGTGACCTTCCTCGCCGGCTCGGGCGACTACTGGAAGGGCGTGGTGGGCCTGGCCAAGGGTCTCCGCGCCGTCAACTCCGCCTACCCGCTCGTGGTGGCCGTGCTCCCCGACGTCCCCGAAGACCACCGCCGCAAGCTGGTCGAGCAGGGCTGCCTCGTCCGCGAGATCGAGCCGGTGTACCCACCGGAGAGCCAGACCCAGTTCGCCATCGCATACTACGTCATCAACTACTCCAAGCTCCGCATCTGGGAG TTCATGGAGTACGAGAGGATGGTGTACCTGGACACGGACATGTTCGACAGCATCGACCACCTCTTCGACCTTGACAAAGGCAGCTTCTACGCCGTCATGGACTGCTTATGTGAGAAGACGTGGAGCCACACACCGCAGTACAAGATCGGCTACTGCCAGCAGTGCCCGGACAGGGTGGCGTGGCCGGAGCGCGAGCTcggcgtgccgccgccgccgctctactTCAACGCCGGCATGTTCGTGCACGAGCCCAGCCTCGCCACCGCCAAGGCCCTCCTCGACAAGCTCGTCGTCACTGATCCCACCCCCTTCGCCGAGCAGGACTTCCTCAACATGTTCTTCAGGGACGTGTACAAGCGCATCCCCCCGGTGTACAACCTGGTGCTCGCCATGCCCTGGAGGCACCCCACGAGAACGTCGAGCTCGAGAAGGTCAAGGTCGTGCACTACTGCGCTGCG GGTTCGAAGCCGTGGAGGTACACCGGCGAGGAGGCCAACATGGACAGGGAGGACATTAAGATGCTCATGA